The Hoplias malabaricus isolate fHopMal1 chromosome X2, fHopMal1.hap1, whole genome shotgun sequence genomic interval agcggttacagacaataaatcaatgaataataatcaaaataacaaactaaatatgaaatatgtaaatacagAATAATTAAAGATAATACTATTAACCATAACAAAATTGATCATTATAATAACcatcattaataaaaatgttagtGACAACAATAAACAGTCACAGCAGTagtaatcattattattttttattattatgtttttttgttatatCATTTTCCCCCTATTTTTTAGCTATTACTTGACATTCCCATAATTCCAGTGTGTTTGCAATACACCCTTGATATAGTCACTTCCTGTCCTCTGCTgtgcattttaatataaaaatatatacaaaatgtaCTTTGTCATAAACCAGGTACTGTGTTGGCCTTGTCTAAAGATTTACCAGATTATATATCAGCATGTAGATATGAATTAGCTCCACTCATCTAGTCTCCCTCTTACTGATTCCAGTCTTGTAAAACACGAGCTGTTCCACTATATCACaattagtctcaaaataaaGAGGAAAATTCAAGAAgtaaacatttttcaaattCCATCATGGCCCAATGTTGACAAAGTTCAGATGTACAGGGCAGAACATTGCCTCCTCTCTTGAATTTTCATTTGCATGCTCTTCACCTTCCTGCCAATCTACTCATCACGGGGCGGGGAAAATGTGAGACCGGCATCTGTGTTTCTCACTGCATTATTAATTCTTAGGCAAATCCTTTCTTAGTTATCTCAGGTCTTTTTCCAACCTGCTAGTCATGCCTTCCATAAAATCACTTCCTGTCGTCCATCTGTAGTTCAGGCATTGATGTGAcacggtggcacggtggtgcagcaggtaggtgttgcagtcacacagctccagggacctggaggttgtggtttcgattcccgctccggctgactgtctgtgaggagtgtggtgtgttctctctgtgtctgcgtgggtttcctccgggtgctccggtttcctcccacagtccaaaatcacacgttggtaggttgattggagactcaaaagtgtccgtaggtgtgagtgtgtgagtgtgtgtgttgccctgttaaggactggcgccccctccagggtgtattcccgccttgcgcccaatggttccaggtaggctctggacccaccatgatcctgaactggataagggttacagataatggatggatggacttaaGGATACAGTAGTTATAAAAAGCTCAGGACCCAAAGATATGTTCATAGGGAATGTTTTGTCAAAAACCCATTGTGAATGTGCTGAAAGTTTTGAAATTCTTGTTACTGAAGATTGTGTGAGTAGAATTGAAAAGATTAGCCTACGTTTTAATTATCCTTTCTGAATCAGATAATTAAAAACCATGTATAAATATCAGCATCAGGATTGGTAATACAAGCTTGGACTTTAGTTGGTACTGGATCAGGAGGGTAATGTGCGCTGTCTCACATCTCTAGTTTCTTTCATTGTAAAACCCCTAACATCCTGTGGATTCTTCTGAATTGACTCTAAAAGGAAATGTCCTTTACCTCGTTTCaccatgacacactgaaactGAGAACTACAAACCTGGAGCTTCAGACATGGGCACTATGTCTACGATCACTTTTTGACAAACACTTGCTATTTACAAGATCCTccgtgttttaaaataattaaacattattacaattaataaaataaaataatatttgagGACAAATGCAGACAGATGTTTGAACCTATAAGTTaacattgaaataaataaaaatgtgcaatCACTTAGCATACAACCCCatcagatatataaaacatgtaaatgatatatatatatatatatatatatacacacacaaggaggtGAGTCTGAAGCTTCTGATTCAAATTTTCTATTCCACTTAAGATGGTCAGACAGTTACAGGGCGACAGAACATAACTGCAGCTGTCTCAGCTTTTATACCTTGGTCACTGTTCTTCTTTTTCCATCCTGTTTCCACCCTGGGCCCGTCAGGCTTAAACATTTGCATAAATTACTTCTTCTCTGTTAGAAACATAGAGAggcaagaacaaagaaaaatcaaTGTGCATCTGAATTCACAAATgattctgtaaatgtttatataaaatataagcaAGGTCAGTCCTTACATTTCAGCCTGCATGCTTTTCCTGAGGTTCATTTGCTGTGAAGTGTTCACAGAAGaccctgtgaaaaaaaaaagttattgaTTCATACCGTGGTAATTATTATTGGGGCAGACGAGGCTGTGAGTTTAGAGAAGTGAGTTTGAGGCCGGAGGGTCACAGGTTTAATTCCAGGGACCGGCAAGAGAAAATTCAccctgagcaaggcacctaaccctcaaACTGCCACCTGGGTGCCAAGGTGGTCACAGCCTCCTGcaccggttgtgtgtgtgttcactgtttatgaagaattgctcactagtgtgtgtttgtgttttcactaTCATACCCCAAGGTGATCAAtgaaggtgtttcttcttcctTCTTCTTAAACCTCACATACGGTAAAGGTGTGAACACTTTAGTCAAATGTTACACTTTAGTCCCGTATTTGGTCTGTTTTGATGCCTTTGATTCATATTGTGCTCACACTTGGAGTTAAATGAGGCCACATTAACAGGCCAGAGTTTGTTTTAATTGAGTCAAAGCTGACAAGTCTGAACCCACTCTGAAGAGGACTGGAATTCTAGCAGAAGCAGTGAAAATGAGTTCTCAGAGAAGAGTTTTTTAGCGCTACTTTCTGTATCGCTGTATAATGTTTTCAGTTTTGAAACCACAATAATCAGCACTGCCTCCATGTTGTTTCAGACAAAGCAGAGACAGAACTGAGGTCACAAAGAGTGAGCAATGGTACTGTTGACCAAAGATATGTATTCACATGTCAAAATTCACCAAAGTTGAACACGGCTGCAAACCTGCACGCTATAAATCTCATTGAAACTTCAATTTGAAATTCAAGAACATTTGGGGACAACTAACCAGTTGTCAGACCTGTGCTTTTTAGTCAAAAAGTCATTCAGTAAAATCTTACTCTGTTTCGTCTTCACTCTTGGCATTTGGAATATTCCCTGTGTGAAAACTACCCAAACCAAGGGGAAAATGCTCCAACATTATGAACTTCTGAACTCATCCAGACCATAGCAAATAAACTACAGGTGTGAAACACCCTGAGATAACATCCCTGTTTCTTTTCTGGTCTGATAAAGGAGTCAAATCTAATCTCAACACACTGACTGAAATATTCCAGTGGAATTAATGCAGAATTTCCATCCTGATGACCACATTCCTGGAACATTCTGTGGGGTCAGGGTCAGTAATACTTCGACTCCAGAAGTACATTAGacataataataaattgtgGACTAAACAGAAGTGGAGTTATTTAATCTTGATacacttttttatttgaaaacctGGCCCTCTGCTCAGCAGACTGACTTTCAAATCTGTCTTTGGGTAGGAGCCCTGTGTTTCATAAGTAAAAGCTCTCTGTCTGTTGATCTGTACTTAAATGAAGAACTGATCACTTACTTTGCTTGTACCACACTGTCAGGAGGACCAAAAGAACGAGGAATACTCCAGAAAGGATGACAAAGACGATGAAGAGTGTGGGATAGATGCCATGCTGTTGCTCCTGAGCTCTGCTGTAGTAAAAGGAAAGATGCTGCAGTCCACTCTCTACACGGACCCAGCAGGTGTAGTTGGTGTTGGGCAGGTTTGCAGGAATAGAGGACCATGCTCTTGCGAAGCCACTGTGAACAGACACCTGAGAATCAAGGATTTTTTCTGGAACAATCCACTTCACTGCTGGAGAAGGTCTTCCTTTAACTTCACAGGTAACAAACTGTTCTCCTGATGGAAGTGTTCGTAGGTAGATGCTCTCCAGTGACTGAGGCACTGCAGTGGAAACAAACACATCCTGTTTTATATAAGATGTAACTCTTGGATTTCTGTATCTTAGAAAAATGTCCAAAGATACTACAttaagaacaacaacaacaaaactccTTCTCACCTTGGATGTTTAAACTAGTTCCTTTTTCAGTTTCATAAGTGTCTTGCTTCTTAATCAATTCAACACGACAGAAATACTTTTCTACATCCACATACGAGATGTTTTTAATCCGCAAAGAAGCATTGTTTTGTCTTGGGTTGCCAGCTAATGAATACCGTCCAATAGATCCTGTG includes:
- the LOC136677367 gene encoding sialic acid-binding Ig-like lectin 15 is translated as MELVQKIIFFSLFSSGLMAGNNWSMTVPKVVNQSIDEDAILPCHFTTPYKDYQDKITVIWRTTTHYLGPIIFQCVSNGNAAESEQNCTGSIGRYSLAGNPRQNNASLRIKNISYVDVEKYFCRVELIKKQDTYETEKGTSLNIQVPQSLESIYLRTLPSGEQFVTCEVKGRPSPAVKWIVPEKILDSQVSVHSGFARAWSSIPANLPNTNYTCWVRVESGLQHLSFYYSRAQEQQHGIYPTLFIVFVILSGVFLVLLVLLTVWYKQSK